From the Quercus lobata isolate SW786 chromosome 6, ValleyOak3.0 Primary Assembly, whole genome shotgun sequence genome, one window contains:
- the LOC115994886 gene encoding Werner Syndrome-like exonuclease codes for MGGQEQDEWEEEQGLADEDLRAIDDAIESATKKRRSDDFVESSNPQRSRSRRLPRSIVALQHPNPNPLSRCEMRLSVMKFGGRILYSKTAIDVEQAANHLLHTIANSKSKKTQFVLGFDIEWRPSFTKGVSPGKAAVMQICGDTSHCHVMHIFHSGIPKSLQLLLEDPTLLKVGAGIANDAVKVFKDYNVSIKAVEDLSYLAKQKLGGGPHQWGLGPLTKKLISKELRKPNKIKLGNWETNFLSKEQLDYAATDAFASWYLYQVLEGLPNLEVAACQGSEKLEGVTSE; via the exons ATGGGGGGACAGGAGCAGGACGAGTGGGAAGAGGAGCAAGGGTTGGCAGACGAAGATCTACGAGCAATCGACGACGCAATCGAATCGGCTACCAAGAAACGACGCTCTGACGACTTTGTGGAATCATCAAATCCCCAAAGAAGTAGAAGTCGGCGGTTGCCAAGATCCATAGTGGCTCTCCAacacccaaatccaaatcctctATCTCGATGTGAAATGAGATTGTCAGTGATGAAGTTTGGGGGTCGCATTCTGTACAGCAAGACAGCCATTGATGTAGAGCAAGCTGCAAACCACCTTCTTCACACCATCGCTAACTCCAAGTCCAAGAAGACTCAATTCGTTCTTGGATTCGACATTGAGTGGCGACCCAGTTTTACTAAAG GTGTTTCACCTGGGAAGGCTGCGGTTATGCAGATATGTGGGGACACTAGTCATTGCCATGTAATGCATATTTTTCATTCTGGAATTCCTAAAAGTTTGCAACTTCTTCTTGAGGACCCTACACTTTTGAAG GTTGGAGCTGGCATTGCCAATGATGCTGTCAAGGTTTTTAAAGATTATAATGTATCCATCAAAGCTGTGGAGGATCTTTCTTATCTTGCTAAACAAAAGCTTGGTGGAGGTCCCCACCAATGGGGTCTTGGACCCCTAACCAAGAAGCTTATATCAAAAGAG CTTCGTAAGCCCAATAAAATTAAGCTGGGAAACTGGGAGACTAATTTTTTGTCAAAGGAGCAACTAGATTATGCAGCCACAGATGCTTTTGCTTCTTGGTATCTGTATCAG GTATTAGAAGGCCTCCCCAATCTAGAAGTTGCTGCTTGCCAAGGAAGTGAAAAGTTGGAAGGTGTGACATCAGAATGA